A window of Solanum stenotomum isolate F172 chromosome 3, ASM1918654v1, whole genome shotgun sequence contains these coding sequences:
- the LOC125859701 gene encoding uncharacterized protein LOC125859701 encodes MNKRAVARGRPSGTDGSDFSYRMVINSRYTKVAKAKSHLAKLIFAQVVTQLIIAANVFVLLIKKEPPNRVSVSSLAVGFVSILTGELGRKRSRSYLLKFYAFGSSMSILLSVAYLAMSNLSLETFQNFTSLDTLKVAAVLLGFVVQLFAIGTTISLINNIAPPKRAL; translated from the exons ATGAATAAAAGGGCAGTAGCAAGAGGGAGGCCATCCGGAACCGATGGCTCTGATTTCTCTTACCGCATGGTCATCAATTCCA GATACACAAAAGTTGCAAAGGCAAAGTCCCATCTCGCCAAATTGATCTTCGCTCAG GTAGTCACTCAATTGATTATAGCAGCTAAtgtatttgttttattaataaaGAAGGAGCCTCCCAATAGAGTTTCCGTTTCTTCACTTGCAGTTGGTTTCGTCTCTATTCTGACAGGGGAACTAG GTCGAAAGAGAAGCCGATCCTACCTTTTGAAGTTTTATGCCTTTGGGTCGTCGATGTCGATCCTGTTGTCAGTGGCATATCTTGCTATGAGCAATCTCTCATTGGAG ACtttccaaaattttacaagtttgGATACTCTAAAGGTTGCCGCTGTCCTACTAG GATTTGTAGTGCAACTTTTTGCTATTGGTACAACCATTTCTCTTATTAATAACATAGCACCTCCTAAGAGAGCTTTATGA
- the LOC125859687 gene encoding endoglucanase 8-like codes for MIGCGKSLNCLVLSIIAAIFVFLIATVVAINVPNPNYADALTKSILFFEGQRSGKLPPNQRMTWRKDSSLLDGADKGVDLVGGYYDAGDNVKFHFPMAFTTTMLAWSVEQFKNSMGPDLQHAMEAIRWSTDYFLKATNIPNVVFAQVGNAEGDHNCWERPEDMDTPRTAFAVTAQAPGSEVSAEIAAALAAASVVFKPTDPAYSKLLINRAVQVFEFADKYRGSYNDHIGSWVCPFYCDYNGYKDELLWAAAWLLKATRKPMYWIYVKQNIINFKSDMESGLSEFGWDAKHAGINVLISKFVLDNPSNANPFLPYTDTFVCSVLPESPTNTVRYTPGGLMYKSGICNMQNPTALSFLLLTYARYMKSRVIRCGNIDVTQKMLIRFARSQVNYILGINPMNMSFMVGFGTKFPQRIHHRGASLPSIDQHPEKMGCKEGTPYFLSENPNPNLHIGAVIGGPDIKDYFVDSRPNAAQSEPTTYVNAPLVGLLAYFKAHP; via the exons atgattggTTGCGGAAAATCTCTTAATTGTCTAGTGCTAAGTATAATAGCAGCAATATTTGTCTTCTTGATAGCAACGGTTGTGGCAATTAACGTTCCTAATCCTAATTATGCCGATGCCCTAACAAAAAGTATTCTCTTTTTCGAGGGACAAAGGTCTGGTAAATTACCCCCTAACCAGCGCATGACTTGGAGAAAAGATTCTTCTCTTCTTGATGGAGCTGACAAGGGT GTGGATTTGGTAGGTGGGTACTATGATGCTGGTGACAATGTCAAGTTCCACTTTCCGATGGCTTTTACAACGACCATGTTGGCTTGGAGTGTCGAGCAGTTTAAAAATTCAATGGGACCAGACTTGCAACATGCCATGGAGGCTATCAGGTGGTCCACGGATTATTTCTTGAAGGCCACAAACATTCCCAACGTGGTTTTTGCACAAGTAGGTAACGCGGAGGGCGATCACAACTGTTGGGAAAGGCCCGAAGATATGGACACTCCTCGTACTGCTTTTGCAGTTACTGCACAAGCTCCTGGTTCTGAAGTTTCTGCTGAAATTGCTGCTGCTCTAGCTGCTGCCTCTGTGGTTTTTAAACCTACTGATCCCGCATATTCCAAATTGCTTATCAACAGAGCTGTTCAG GTTTTTGAATTTGCAGATAAATACAGGGGATCTTACAATGATCACATAGGATCATGGGTGTGCCCATTCTATTGTGATTACAATGGATACAAA GATGAATTGCTTTGGGCAGCAGCGTGGCTCCTCAAAGCTACAAGAAAGCCTATGTATTGGATCTACGTTAAGCAAAAcataataaacttcaaatcagACATGGAAAGCGGCTTATCAGAATTTGGATGGGATGCCAAGCATGCTGGTATCAATGTGCTTATCTCCAAG TTTGTTCTCGATAACCCTTCAAATGCTAACCCCTTCCTTCCATACACTGATACATTCGTCTGCAGTGTATTGCCTGAATCTCCCACCAATACAGTCAGATACACTCCAG GTGGACTCATGTACAAATCAGGGATTTGTAATATGCAAAATCCAACAGCTCTGTCATTTCTACTTCTTACCTATGCACGCTACATGAAGAGTAGAGTCATTCGTTGTGGCAACATTGATGTAACTCAAAAGATGCTAATTCGTTTTGCAAGAAGCCAG GTGAATTATATTCTTGGGATAAATCCAATGAACATGTCATTCATGGTTGGATTTGGAACAAAATTTCCTCAAAGAATACACCATAGAGGGGCTTCATTGCCGTCTATCGATCAACATCCAGAGAAGATGGGATGTAAAGAAGGGACACCATATTTCCTCAGTGAAAATCCAAATCCCAACTTGCATATAGGGGCTGTGATTGGAGGACCTGATATCAAAGATTATTTTGTTGATTCTAGACCTAATGCTGCCCAGTCAGAACCAACTACATATGTAAATGCACCACTTGTTGGCCTGTTAGCTTATTTTAAAGCACATCCCTAG
- the LOC125859218 gene encoding uncharacterized mitochondrial protein AtMg00810-like, which translates to MDVKNAFLHGDLKEDINMKPPPGCVLLLVYVDDIIITGTDSSLITSLQQQLKDSFHMKDLGTLTYFLGLEVHNVVSSVFLNQHKYTHDLISLDGLQDSSSVDTQLELNVKYRREEGHLLPDPTIFRQLVGSLNYLTITRPDISFAVQQVSQFMQVPRHLHLVAVRRIIRYLLGTSICELFFPSGSLIRLNDFSDSDWAGCPNTRHSVSSWCMFLGQLLISWKSKKQDRVSKSSTEAEYRSMSTVCSEVVWLRGLLAEIGFPQSHPTPLHADNTSTQN; encoded by the exons atggatgtcaaaaatGCTTTTCTCCATGGTGATCTTAAAGAAGATATTAATATGAAACCTCCACCTG GTTGTGTTCTACTtttggtgtatgtagatgacattATTATCACAGGAACTGATTCTTCACTAATCACTAGCCTCCAACAACAACTTAAAGATTCTtttcatatgaaagatcttggtactcttacttattttttgggtttggaAGTTCATAATGTTGTTTCAAGTGTGTTTCTAAACCAACACAAATATACTCATGATCTGATTTCTTTGGATGGTCTTCAAGATTCATCCTCCGTTGATACTCAATTGGAATTGAATGTGAAGTATCGTCGTGAGGAAGGCCATCTTCTTCCTGATCCAACTATATTTCGACAATTAGTTGGGAGTCTAAATTACCTTACTATTACTCGGCCTGATATCTCTTTTGCAGTTCAACAAGTTAGTCAATTTATGCAAGTTCCCCGTCATCTCCACTTGGTGGCTGTTCGTCGCATCATTCGGTATCTTCTAGGAACATCTATTTGTGAATTGTTCTTTCCAAGTGGTTCTCTTATTCGTCTTAATGATTTTAGTGATTCTGATTGGGCGGGATGTCCTAATACTCGTCATTCAGTCTCTAGTTGGTGCATGTTTCTTGGACAGTTATTGATATCTTGGAAGAGTAAAAAGCAAGATCGTGTGTCAAAATCTTCAACAGAGGCTGAATATCGATCCATGTCTACTGTTTGCTCTGAGGTTGTATGGCTTCGTGGATTACTTGCTGAGATTGGATTTCCTCAATCTCATCCTACTCCTCTCCACGCTGACAATACAAGTACTCAGAATTAG
- the LOC125859699 gene encoding 21 kDa protein-like: MEGCCNYNFLMTVFLILLGFTTADSGETNTEFIRTSCKSTTYPNLCFSSLSSRSSVIGVSPQLLAHESLSVSIETAQSTSAMMIKVAHSQGMTPREVGAMQDCVEELSDTVSELRKSLGEMKQLRGRDFDMKMSDIQTWVSAALTNEDTCTEGFAGKSMNGKLKTVVRGKIVEVAHMTSNALALINTLDALHG; this comes from the coding sequence atggAAGGTTGTTGTAATTATAACTTTCTCATGActgtatttcttattttattaggCTTCACTACTGCAGATTCGGGAGAAACAAATACAGAGTTTATACGAACATCATGTAAGTCAACAACTTATCCTAACCTATGTTTCAGTTCTTTATCAAGCCGTTCAAGTGTTATTGGAGTTTCTCCACAACTTCTAGCACATGAATCCCTCTCCGTTAGCATCGAAACAGCCCAGTCAACATCCGCCATGATGATCAAAGTGGCACACAGTCAAGGCATGACGCCTAGAGAGGTAGGCGCCATGCAAGACTGTGTGGAGGAATTAAGTGACACAGTAAGTGAACTCAGAAAATCTTTAGGAGAAATGAAGCAATTAAGGGGAAGAGATTTTGACATGAAAATGAGTGATATTCAAACATGGGTAAGTGCTGCCTTAACCAACGAAGACACCTGCACCGAAGGGTTCGCCGGAAAATCCATGAACGGAAAACTTAAGACAGTTGTGAGGGGAAAGATTGTTGAAGTTGCACATATGACAAGCAATGCTTTGGCTTTGATCAACACCCTTGATGCCCTTCATGgctaa